A region from the Streptomyces sp. 3214.6 genome encodes:
- a CDS encoding potassium/proton antiporter, which produces MTVHHLNQLLLVCSLVLLVAVAAVRISSRSGLPSLLVYLGIGIAMGQDGIGDIHFDNAELTQVIGYAALVVILAEGGLGTKWKEIEPALPSATALALAGVAVSVGVTATAAHFVVGLEWRQALIIGAVVSSTDAAAVFSVLRKIPLPARVTGTLEAESGFNDAPVVILVVAFSTAGPVEHWYVLLGEIALELAIGAAIGLAVGWLGSWGLRHVALPASGLYPIAVMAIAVTAYAAGSLAHGSGFLGVYLASMVMGNAKLPHWPATRGFADGLGWIAQIGMFVLLGLLVTPHELGDDVLPALVIGLVLTMVARPLSVVLCLTPFRVPWQEQTLMSWAGLRGAVPIILATIPMVNGVEESRRIFNIVFVLVVVYTLVQGPTLPWLARKLRLGGEPEAADLGVESAPLERLRGHLLSVAIPEGSKMHGVEVNELRLPAGAAVTLVVRDGKSFVPLPATVLRHGDELLVVATDPVRDAAEQRLRAVGHGGKLAGWLGTGSTGTR; this is translated from the coding sequence CTGACTGTCCACCACCTCAACCAGCTCCTGCTCGTCTGCTCGCTCGTCCTGCTCGTCGCCGTCGCAGCGGTCCGGATCTCCTCGCGCAGCGGGCTCCCCAGCCTGCTCGTATACCTGGGGATCGGCATCGCCATGGGCCAGGACGGCATCGGCGACATCCATTTCGACAACGCCGAACTGACACAGGTCATCGGCTACGCCGCCCTGGTCGTGATCCTCGCCGAGGGCGGTCTCGGCACGAAGTGGAAGGAGATCGAGCCGGCTCTGCCGTCCGCCACCGCGCTGGCGCTGGCCGGCGTCGCGGTGAGCGTCGGCGTCACCGCCACGGCCGCGCACTTCGTGGTGGGGCTGGAGTGGCGGCAGGCGCTGATCATCGGCGCGGTGGTGTCCTCGACGGACGCGGCGGCGGTCTTCTCCGTCCTGCGCAAGATCCCCCTGCCCGCGCGCGTGACGGGCACCCTGGAGGCCGAGTCCGGCTTCAACGACGCCCCGGTGGTCATCCTGGTGGTCGCCTTCTCCACGGCGGGCCCTGTCGAGCACTGGTACGTGCTGCTGGGCGAGATAGCCCTTGAGCTGGCCATCGGCGCCGCCATCGGCCTCGCGGTCGGCTGGCTGGGCTCCTGGGGTCTCAGGCACGTCGCGCTGCCCGCCTCCGGCCTCTACCCGATCGCCGTCATGGCGATCGCCGTCACCGCGTATGCGGCGGGCTCACTGGCGCACGGCAGCGGCTTCCTGGGCGTCTACCTCGCCTCGATGGTCATGGGCAATGCGAAACTGCCGCACTGGCCCGCCACGCGCGGGTTCGCCGACGGCCTCGGCTGGATCGCCCAGATCGGCATGTTCGTACTGCTCGGCCTCCTGGTCACCCCGCACGAGCTGGGCGACGACGTGCTGCCCGCCCTCGTCATCGGTCTCGTGCTCACGATGGTGGCCCGACCGCTCAGCGTCGTGCTCTGCCTCACACCGTTCCGGGTGCCATGGCAGGAGCAGACACTGATGTCCTGGGCCGGGCTGCGCGGCGCCGTGCCCATCATCCTGGCGACGATCCCCATGGTGAACGGCGTGGAGGAAAGCCGCCGCATCTTCAACATCGTCTTCGTCCTGGTCGTCGTCTACACCCTGGTCCAGGGGCCGACGCTGCCCTGGCTGGCACGCAAGCTGCGGCTGGGCGGGGAGCCCGAGGCGGCAGACCTGGGCGTCGAGTCGGCGCCCCTGGAGCGGCTGCGCGGGCACCTGCTGTCGGTCGCGATCCCCGAGGGGTCGAAGATGCACGGCGTCGAAGTCAACGAGCTGCGGCTGCCGGCCGGGGCTGCCGTGACCCTCGTCGTACGGGATGGAAAATCGTTTGTCCCTCTGCCTGCGACGGTACTGCGGCACGGGGACGAACTGCTCGTCGTCGCCACCGATCCCGTCCGGGACGCCGCGGAACAACGGCTGCGCGCGGTGGGCCACGGCGGCAAGCTGGCCGGGTGGCTCGGGACGGGCAGCACCGGCACCCGTTAA
- a CDS encoding penicillin acylase family protein, with amino-acid sequence MPPNTTATSGDKPGKSGRKKGRKARLIVLVLVLAIIGGIAYGAYWSISTVRASFPQTKGSITLEGLSGPVDVKRDGYGIPQIYADSDEDLFMAQGYVQAQDRFYEMDVRRHMTSGRLSEMFGKGQVDNDEFLRTLGWDRVAQQEYDTKLKPETKKYLQAYAKGVNAYLKGKDGADISLEYAALGFTNDYKPAQWTPVDSVSWLKAMAWDLRGNMQDEIDRALMTSRLGPQQIAELYPQYPYDRNQAIVQDGEYDELTKTFKQSDGDNGSGGSSDDSSTGGGASGGSTGGGASGGTGTSNRSGSALQSQLSGLYNVLDDLPTAVGVNGNGIGSNSWVVAGKYTITHKPLLANDPHLSASLPSVWYQMGLHCRTVSTKCQYDVSGYTFAGMPGVIIGHNQTISWGMTNSGVDVTDLYLEKLSGNDGYIYNKKVKPFTTREETIKVAGGTSKKIVVRQTEDGMPLLSDRDDELVNVGKKATVDTAAPDRGDGYGVALKWTALEPGNSMDAVFAMNKAKDWDSFRAAAKLFDVPSQNLVYADTANHIGYQLPGKIPTRAKGLDGSIPAPGWDSRYKWTGYIAFDELPYEYDPARGYIVTANQAVIDKDKYPYTLTTDWGYGARSQRITDLIKGKIKGGGKISTDDMRQMQLDNDSQIARLLVPTLLKINLDDPDVREAQKLLQGWDYTQDADSAAAAYFNAVWRNILKLAFGNKLPKELRVEGQCLWVDPVNSTGPVDDTDKVRECGERDADQAQPDGGDRWFEVVRNLMQKTDSEWWTTPKSVSGRPGADHNRDKLFERALIDARWELTAKLGKDIDTWSWGRLHRLFLKNQTLGTSGPGFLQYILNRGPWKLGGGEATVNATGWNAAGGYGVVWVPSMRMVVNLDDLDKSKWINLSGASGHAFSAHYTDQTGKWANGELLDWSFSKKAVDDSTSDTLVLKP; translated from the coding sequence ATGCCCCCCAACACCACCGCCACATCGGGTGACAAGCCCGGCAAGTCCGGCAGGAAGAAGGGGCGCAAAGCCCGTTTGATCGTGCTTGTGCTGGTGCTGGCCATCATCGGAGGCATCGCCTACGGCGCCTACTGGTCCATCAGCACGGTCCGCGCGTCCTTCCCGCAGACCAAGGGTTCGATCACACTCGAGGGTCTGTCCGGGCCCGTCGACGTGAAGCGGGACGGCTACGGCATCCCGCAGATCTACGCGGATTCCGACGAGGATCTGTTCATGGCGCAGGGCTATGTCCAGGCCCAGGACCGGTTCTACGAGATGGACGTCCGCCGGCACATGACGTCCGGACGCCTGTCGGAGATGTTCGGCAAGGGCCAGGTCGACAACGACGAGTTCCTGCGCACCCTGGGCTGGGACCGCGTAGCCCAGCAGGAGTACGACACCAAGCTGAAGCCCGAGACCAAGAAGTACCTCCAGGCGTACGCCAAGGGAGTCAACGCCTACCTCAAGGGCAAGGACGGCGCGGACATCTCCCTGGAGTACGCCGCCCTGGGCTTCACCAACGACTACAAGCCCGCCCAGTGGACCCCGGTCGACTCCGTCTCCTGGCTGAAGGCGATGGCCTGGGACCTGCGCGGCAACATGCAGGACGAGATCGACCGCGCTCTGATGACCAGCCGTCTCGGCCCGCAGCAGATCGCCGAGCTGTACCCGCAGTACCCGTACGACCGTAACCAGGCGATCGTCCAGGACGGCGAGTACGACGAGCTGACCAAGACGTTCAAGCAGAGCGACGGCGACAACGGCAGTGGGGGCAGCTCGGACGACAGCTCCACGGGCGGCGGCGCCAGTGGCGGCAGCACGGGCGGTGGCGCCAGTGGCGGCACGGGAACGTCGAACAGGTCGGGCTCGGCCCTGCAGAGCCAGCTCTCGGGCCTCTACAACGTCCTGGACGACCTGCCGACGGCCGTCGGCGTGAACGGCAACGGCATCGGCTCCAACTCCTGGGTCGTCGCGGGGAAGTACACGATCACCCACAAGCCGCTGCTGGCCAACGACCCGCACCTGTCGGCCTCGCTGCCGTCCGTCTGGTACCAGATGGGCCTGCACTGTCGCACCGTGTCGACCAAGTGCCAGTACGACGTCTCCGGCTACACCTTTGCGGGCATGCCCGGTGTGATCATCGGCCACAACCAGACGATCTCCTGGGGCATGACCAACTCGGGCGTCGACGTGACCGACCTCTACCTGGAGAAGCTCTCCGGGAACGACGGTTACATCTACAACAAGAAGGTCAAGCCCTTCACCACGCGCGAGGAGACCATCAAGGTCGCCGGTGGCACGTCCAAGAAGATCGTCGTCCGGCAGACGGAGGACGGCATGCCCCTGCTGTCCGACCGCGACGACGAGCTCGTCAATGTCGGCAAGAAGGCCACCGTCGACACCGCGGCGCCCGACCGCGGCGACGGTTACGGCGTCGCCCTGAAGTGGACCGCGCTGGAACCGGGCAACTCCATGGACGCCGTCTTCGCCATGAACAAGGCGAAGGACTGGGACAGCTTCCGCGCTGCGGCCAAGCTCTTCGACGTGCCCTCGCAGAACCTCGTCTACGCCGACACCGCGAACCACATCGGCTACCAGCTGCCCGGAAAGATCCCCACGCGCGCGAAGGGCCTCGACGGCTCGATCCCCGCGCCCGGCTGGGACTCCAGGTACAAGTGGACCGGTTACATCGCCTTCGACGAGCTGCCCTACGAGTACGACCCCGCGCGCGGGTACATCGTCACCGCCAACCAGGCCGTCATCGACAAGGACAAGTACCCCTACACGCTCACCACGGATTGGGGCTACGGCGCCCGCAGCCAGCGGATCACCGACCTGATCAAGGGCAAGATCAAGGGTGGCGGCAAGATCTCCACCGACGACATGCGGCAGATGCAGCTGGACAACGACAGCCAGATCGCCCGGCTGCTCGTGCCCACCCTGCTGAAGATCAACCTGGACGACCCGGACGTCCGCGAGGCGCAGAAGCTGCTGCAGGGCTGGGACTACACCCAGGACGCCGACTCGGCGGCGGCCGCCTACTTCAACGCGGTCTGGCGCAACATCCTCAAGCTGGCCTTCGGCAACAAGCTGCCCAAGGAGCTGCGCGTCGAGGGCCAGTGCCTGTGGGTCGACCCGGTCAACAGCACCGGCCCGGTCGACGACACCGACAAGGTCCGCGAGTGCGGTGAGCGCGACGCCGACCAGGCGCAGCCGGACGGCGGCGACCGCTGGTTCGAGGTCGTGCGCAATCTCATGCAGAAGACCGACAGCGAGTGGTGGACGACGCCCAAGTCGGTCAGCGGCCGCCCCGGCGCCGACCACAACCGCGACAAGCTGTTCGAGCGGGCCCTGATCGACGCGCGCTGGGAGCTGACCGCCAAGCTCGGCAAGGACATCGACACCTGGAGCTGGGGGCGGCTGCACCGCCTGTTCCTGAAGAACCAGACGCTGGGCACCAGCGGCCCCGGCTTCCTGCAGTACATCCTCAACCGCGGCCCCTGGAAGCTCGGCGGCGGCGAGGCGACGGTCAACGCGACCGGCTGGAACGCGGCCGGCGGCTACGGCGTCGTGTGGGTGCCGTCGATGCGGATGGTGGTCAACCTCGACGACCTCGACAAATCGAAGTGGATCAACCTCAGCGGCGCCTCGGGGCACGCCTTCAGCGCCCACTACACCGACCAGACGGGCAAGTGGGCCAACGGCGAGCTGCTCGACTGGTCCTTCTCGAAGAAGGCGGTCGACGACAGCACCAGCGACACCCTGGTCCTCAAGCCTTGA
- a CDS encoding S-methyl-5'-thioadenosine phosphorylase: MENKASTEPGANTDFGASAAIEANAEIGVIGGSGFYAFLDDVTEIQVDTPYGPPSDSLFLGKIADRRVAFLPRHGRGHHLPPHRINYRANLWALRSLGVRQVLGPCAVGGLRPEYGPGTLLVPDQLVDRTKSRVGTYFDGLPLPDGTVPNVVHVSLADPYCPAGRSAALKAARGREWEPVDGGTLVVIEGPRFSTRAESLWHQAQGWSVVGMTGHPEAALARELELCYTSLTLVTDLDAGAESGEGVSHEEVLQVFAANVDRLRGVLFDAVAALPSNEERDCLCTNALGGLNPGFELP; the protein is encoded by the coding sequence ATGGAGAACAAGGCGAGCACGGAGCCCGGGGCGAACACAGACTTCGGGGCGAGCGCAGCGATCGAGGCGAACGCTGAGATCGGCGTGATCGGCGGGTCCGGCTTCTACGCGTTCCTCGACGACGTGACCGAAATCCAGGTCGACACCCCCTACGGGCCGCCCAGCGACTCCCTCTTCCTCGGCAAGATCGCCGACCGACGGGTCGCCTTCCTGCCCCGGCACGGGCGTGGCCACCATCTGCCGCCCCACCGGATCAACTACCGGGCCAACCTGTGGGCGCTGCGTTCGCTCGGGGTGCGCCAGGTCCTCGGTCCGTGCGCGGTGGGCGGCCTGCGCCCCGAGTACGGACCCGGCACGCTGCTCGTGCCCGATCAGCTGGTGGACCGCACGAAGTCGCGGGTCGGAACATACTTCGACGGGCTGCCCCTGCCCGACGGCACAGTGCCCAACGTGGTGCACGTGTCCCTGGCCGACCCCTACTGCCCCGCCGGACGCTCGGCTGCGCTGAAGGCGGCGCGCGGACGGGAGTGGGAGCCGGTGGACGGCGGGACACTCGTCGTGATCGAGGGGCCGCGGTTCTCGACCCGCGCCGAATCGCTGTGGCATCAGGCGCAGGGCTGGTCGGTGGTGGGTATGACGGGCCATCCGGAGGCCGCGCTCGCCCGAGAACTCGAGCTCTGCTACACGTCGTTGACCCTGGTCACCGATCTGGACGCGGGTGCCGAGAGCGGTGAGGGCGTGTCCCACGAGGAGGTCCTGCAGGTGTTCGCGGCCAACGTGGACCGGCTGCGAGGCGTCCTGTTCGACGCGGTGGCCGCACTGCCCTCGAACGAGGAGCGGGACTGCCTGTGCACGAACGCGCTGGGCGGACTGAACCCGGGGTTCGAGCTGCCATAG
- a CDS encoding 5-formyltetrahydrofolate cyclo-ligase, with translation MSHLEGVQEPDKATLRRELLAVRNRLTSDDMRRAGIALAARALELPELAHARVVAAYVSVGTEPGTLALLDALRARGVRVLLPVLLPDNDLDWGTYTGEDSLARVRHGGKMVLLEPSGKRLGQDAVTDADVVLLPGLAVDERGMRLGRGGGSYDRVLARLADSDARPSLVVLLYDSEVVDQVPVQPHDRPVRAVVTPSAVRRFT, from the coding sequence ATGAGTCACCTCGAAGGCGTACAGGAGCCCGACAAAGCTACGTTGCGGCGAGAGCTCCTCGCCGTGCGGAACAGGTTGACGTCGGATGACATGCGCCGGGCGGGCATCGCACTGGCCGCCCGCGCCCTGGAGCTGCCCGAGTTGGCGCACGCGCGCGTGGTGGCGGCGTACGTCTCCGTGGGCACCGAACCCGGCACCCTGGCGCTGCTGGACGCGCTGCGCGCGCGGGGCGTCCGTGTCCTGCTCCCCGTGCTCCTGCCCGACAACGACCTCGACTGGGGCACCTACACCGGCGAGGACTCCCTCGCGCGGGTCAGGCACGGCGGGAAGATGGTCCTCCTGGAGCCGTCCGGCAAGCGCCTCGGCCAGGACGCCGTGACGGATGCCGACGTGGTGCTGCTGCCGGGGCTGGCGGTCGACGAGCGCGGCATGCGGCTGGGCCGCGGCGGAGGATCGTACGACCGCGTGCTGGCCCGGCTGGCGGACTCCGACGCGCGTCCCTCCCTGGTGGTGCTTCTCTACGACAGCGAGGTCGTCGATCAGGTCCCCGTGCAGCCGCACGACCGACCGGTGCGCGCGGTGGTGACGCCCTCGGCAGTGCGCCGCTTCACCTGA
- the galU gene encoding UTP--glucose-1-phosphate uridylyltransferase GalU, which translates to MTQSHPRISKAVIPAAGLGTRFLPATKATPKEMLPVVDKPAIQYVVEEAVSAGLDDVLMVTGRNKRPLEDHFDRNYELESALQKKGDAARLAKVQQSSDLATMHYVRQGDPKGLGHAVLCAAPHVGQEPFAVLLGDDLIDPRDPLLQRMIEVQERHGGSVVALMEVAPAQIHLYGCAAVEATAEGDVVKVTGLVEKPDPADAPSNYAIIGRYVLDPSVFGILRQTEPGRGGEIQLTDALQQLAQDEKVGGPVHGVVFKGRRYDTGDRGDYLRAIVRLACEREDLGPDFRSWLRSYVTEEMQPL; encoded by the coding sequence ATGACTCAGTCGCACCCCAGGATCAGCAAGGCTGTCATCCCCGCAGCCGGTCTCGGTACCCGGTTCCTGCCGGCCACCAAGGCCACTCCCAAGGAGATGCTGCCCGTCGTGGACAAGCCGGCTATCCAATACGTGGTCGAGGAGGCCGTCTCCGCGGGGCTCGACGACGTCCTCATGGTCACGGGTCGCAACAAGCGTCCCCTGGAGGACCACTTCGACCGCAACTACGAGCTCGAGTCGGCGCTGCAGAAGAAGGGCGACGCCGCCAGGCTCGCCAAGGTTCAGCAGTCCAGCGACCTCGCGACGATGCACTACGTGCGACAGGGCGACCCCAAAGGTCTCGGACACGCGGTGCTGTGCGCGGCCCCGCACGTCGGACAGGAGCCGTTCGCCGTCCTCCTCGGGGATGACCTGATCGACCCCCGCGACCCGCTGCTCCAGCGGATGATCGAGGTCCAGGAACGGCACGGCGGCAGCGTCGTCGCGCTCATGGAGGTCGCCCCCGCGCAGATCCACCTCTACGGCTGCGCGGCCGTCGAGGCCACCGCGGAAGGCGACGTGGTCAAGGTGACCGGCCTCGTCGAGAAGCCGGACCCGGCGGACGCCCCGTCAAACTACGCGATCATCGGACGCTACGTCCTCGACCCGAGCGTGTTCGGCATACTCCGCCAGACCGAGCCCGGCCGCGGCGGCGAGATCCAACTCACCGACGCCCTCCAGCAGCTCGCCCAGGACGAGAAGGTCGGCGGACCCGTCCACGGCGTCGTCTTCAAGGGGCGGCGCTATGACACCGGCGACCGCGGCGACTATCTGCGTGCCATTGTCAGACTCGCGTGCGAACGTGAAGATCTGGGTCCGGACTTCCGGTCCTGGCTTCGCAGTTACGTCACCGAGGAGATGCAGCCACTTTGA
- a CDS encoding FmdB family zinc ribbon protein encodes MPTYQYQCTECGEGLEAVQKFTDDALTECPNCGGRLKKVFSAVGIVFKGSGFYRNDSRGSSSSSSPASSASKSSTSGSDAKSSSSTSSSSTSSDSKSSSTGTSTGNSSAA; translated from the coding sequence GTGCCGACCTACCAGTACCAGTGCACCGAGTGCGGCGAGGGCCTCGAGGCGGTGCAGAAGTTCACCGACGACGCCCTGACCGAGTGCCCCAACTGCGGTGGCCGCCTCAAGAAGGTGTTCTCCGCGGTCGGCATCGTCTTCAAGGGCTCCGGTTTCTACCGCAACGACAGCCGCGGCTCCTCGTCGAGCAGCTCGCCGGCGTCGTCCGCGTCGAAGTCGTCAACGTCCGGTTCCGACGCGAAGTCGTCGAGCTCGACCTCGTCGTCCTCGACCTCTTCGGACTCGAAGTCGTCGAGCACCGGCACCTCGACCGGCAACAGCTCCGCCGCGTAA
- a CDS encoding MFS transporter, which produces MASTVTSRPGYGRLLRTRGAWTFLLPGFAARQPFAMLTISIVLLVQHTTGSYGAAGAAAAVTGVSMALCAPYSGRLADRYGQRAVLVPGVLVHTLSGLALTSLALAHAPLWALFAAAVPTGASVPQIGPMVRARWGVKLKDSPLMTTAAAFESVTDELTFVFGPLLATALCTAVNPAAGLITEASLTLFGGLLFAAQNSTQPQAAVGHARMEHASALRVPGVRVLIAVFLGIGSVFGGMQVSLAAFTESIGEPGLNGVLYGTFAAGNMLSGLVCGAIAWKASPRRRLVVAYAALALVASGLWAAHSVLVLAGLGLLVGMCIAPALITGYTLVEGLVPAGARTEAFTWLTGAVALGQAAAVTIAGQLEDRFWGGAGFLVPMGGTAAALTVLMALRSRLETRPRARTVARGVGHRVPVTVD; this is translated from the coding sequence GTGGCATCCACGGTCACCTCCCGCCCGGGATACGGACGGCTGCTGCGCACCCGCGGCGCCTGGACGTTCCTGCTCCCCGGCTTCGCGGCACGCCAGCCGTTCGCGATGCTCACCATCTCCATCGTGCTGCTGGTGCAACACACCACCGGCTCCTACGGCGCGGCCGGCGCCGCCGCGGCCGTCACCGGCGTCTCCATGGCGCTGTGCGCCCCCTACAGCGGCCGTCTCGCCGACCGCTACGGCCAGCGCGCCGTACTTGTCCCAGGCGTGCTCGTGCACACGCTGTCCGGCCTCGCCCTCACGTCCCTCGCCCTCGCTCACGCGCCCCTGTGGGCGCTGTTCGCGGCGGCCGTGCCCACAGGCGCGTCCGTGCCGCAGATCGGGCCGATGGTGCGGGCCCGCTGGGGCGTGAAGCTGAAGGACTCGCCCCTGATGACCACGGCGGCGGCCTTCGAGTCCGTCACCGACGAGCTCACCTTCGTCTTCGGCCCGCTGCTGGCGACCGCTCTGTGCACCGCCGTGAACCCGGCCGCCGGTCTGATCACCGAGGCCTCGCTGACCCTGTTCGGCGGTCTGCTGTTCGCCGCGCAGAACAGCACGCAGCCCCAGGCCGCCGTCGGGCACGCGCGCATGGAGCACGCCTCGGCGCTGCGCGTCCCCGGGGTGCGCGTGCTGATCGCGGTCTTCCTGGGCATCGGTTCCGTCTTCGGCGGCATGCAGGTCTCGCTGGCCGCGTTCACAGAGTCGATCGGCGAGCCCGGCCTGAACGGCGTCCTCTACGGCACCTTCGCCGCCGGCAACATGCTCTCCGGCCTGGTCTGCGGCGCGATCGCCTGGAAGGCCTCCCCGCGGCGACGCCTCGTCGTCGCCTACGCCGCGCTGGCCCTCGTCGCCTCCGGCCTGTGGGCCGCACACTCGGTGCTTGTGCTGGCGGGCCTCGGCCTCCTGGTCGGCATGTGCATCGCGCCCGCACTGATCACCGGCTACACCCTGGTCGAGGGTCTGGTCCCGGCCGGGGCCCGCACGGAGGCGTTCACCTGGCTGACGGGCGCGGTGGCGCTGGGGCAGGCTGCGGCCGTCACGATCGCCGGACAGCTGGAGGACCGCTTCTGGGGCGGCGCCGGCTTCCTGGTGCCGATGGGCGGCACAGCGGCGGCGCTGACGGTCCTCATGGCGCTGCGTTCGCGGCTGGAGACGCGGCCGCGCGCGCGTACCGTCGCACGTGGCGTCGGTCACCGCGTGCCGGTGACAGTGGACTGA
- the glp gene encoding molybdotransferase-like divisome protein Glp, protein MSTAAPRPAGQDRLWSVDEHLADILAAVRPLEPIELQLPDAQGCVLVEDVTVPVSLPPFDNSSMDGYAVRVADVAGASEEFPAALDVVGDVAAGQQADLLYVGPGQAARIMTGAPLPSGAEAVVPVEWTDGGLGEGPVTGMRARSLAPEQASGHVRVYRPAEARAHVRAMGSDVKAGDRALDAGTVLGPPQIALLAAIGRGTVRVRPRPRVVVMSTGSELVQPGEELGSGQIYDSNSFALTAAARDAGAIAYRVGAVADDADTLRSTIEDQLVRADLVVTTGGVSVGAYDVVKEALEHVGDEDEAGSGIAFRKLAMQPGKPQGFGSIGPDHTPLLALPGNPVSSYVSFELFVRPVIRTLMGLDDVHRPTTRAKVTAEKALTSPKGRRQFLRATYADGAVSPVGGVGSHLIAALAHADSLIVVPEDVECVEPGTEVDVVLLG, encoded by the coding sequence TTGAGCACCGCCGCGCCCCGCCCCGCCGGCCAGGACCGCCTCTGGTCGGTGGACGAACACCTGGCGGACATCCTCGCCGCCGTCCGCCCCCTGGAACCCATCGAGCTCCAACTGCCCGACGCCCAGGGCTGCGTCCTCGTCGAGGACGTCACGGTGCCGGTCTCACTGCCGCCCTTCGACAACAGCTCGATGGACGGGTACGCGGTGCGGGTCGCGGATGTCGCGGGCGCGAGCGAGGAGTTCCCGGCGGCCCTGGACGTCGTCGGGGACGTCGCGGCGGGACAGCAGGCCGACCTGCTGTACGTGGGACCGGGGCAGGCCGCCCGGATCATGACCGGCGCCCCGCTCCCGTCCGGCGCCGAGGCCGTCGTCCCCGTGGAGTGGACCGACGGCGGGCTCGGCGAGGGCCCCGTCACCGGGATGCGGGCCCGCAGCCTCGCGCCCGAGCAGGCCTCGGGGCACGTGCGCGTGTACCGGCCCGCCGAGGCGCGCGCGCACGTGCGCGCGATGGGCAGCGACGTGAAGGCCGGCGACCGCGCCCTCGACGCCGGAACCGTCCTCGGCCCGCCGCAGATCGCCCTGCTCGCCGCGATCGGACGCGGCACCGTACGCGTGCGCCCGCGCCCGCGCGTGGTCGTCATGTCCACCGGCAGCGAACTCGTCCAGCCCGGCGAGGAACTGGGCAGCGGCCAGATCTATGACTCCAACAGCTTCGCCCTCACCGCGGCCGCGCGCGACGCCGGTGCCATCGCCTACCGGGTTGGCGCGGTCGCCGACGATGCCGACACCCTCCGCTCCACCATCGAGGACCAGCTCGTCCGCGCCGACCTCGTCGTCACCACCGGCGGTGTGAGCGTGGGGGCCTACGACGTCGTCAAGGAGGCCCTGGAGCACGTCGGCGACGAGGACGAGGCGGGCAGTGGCATCGCCTTCCGCAAGCTCGCCATGCAGCCGGGCAAGCCCCAGGGCTTCGGCTCCATCGGCCCCGACCACACCCCCCTGCTGGCCCTGCCCGGGAACCCGGTGTCGTCGTACGTCTCCTTCGAACTGTTCGTGCGCCCCGTCATCCGCACGCTCATGGGCCTCGACGACGTCCACCGGCCCACCACGCGCGCGAAGGTGACCGCCGAGAAGGCGCTGACCTCGCCGAAGGGCCGCAGACAGTTCCTGCGCGCCACCTATGCCGACGGCGCCGTCAGCCCGGTCGGCGGCGTCGGCTCCCATCTGATCGCGGCCCTCGCGCACGCCGACTCGCTGATCGTCGTCCCCGAGGACGTGGAGTGCGTCGAGCCCGGCACCGAGGTCGACGTGGTCCTCCTCGGCTGA
- the moaC gene encoding cyclic pyranopterin monophosphate synthase MoaC, which produces MSTQDRLTHIDDAGAARMVDVSGKDITARTARASGRVLVSPRVVELLRGEGVPKGDALATARIAGIMGAKRTPDLIPLCHPLSVSGVKLDLSVADDAVEITATVKTTDRTGVEMEALTAVSVAALTVIDMVKAVDKGAVITDVRVEEKTGGKSGDWSRA; this is translated from the coding sequence ATGAGTACGCAGGACCGACTGACGCACATCGACGACGCGGGCGCGGCCCGCATGGTCGACGTATCCGGCAAGGACATCACCGCGCGCACCGCGCGGGCCAGCGGCCGTGTCCTCGTCTCACCCCGGGTGGTCGAGCTGCTGCGCGGCGAGGGGGTACCCAAGGGTGACGCCCTCGCCACCGCGCGGATCGCGGGCATCATGGGCGCCAAACGCACCCCCGACCTCATCCCGCTGTGCCACCCGTTGTCGGTCTCCGGTGTGAAACTGGACCTGTCGGTCGCGGACGACGCCGTGGAGATCACCGCCACGGTGAAGACGACGGACCGCACGGGCGTCGAGATGGAGGCCCTCACCGCGGTCTCCGTCGCCGCGCTCACCGTGATCGACATGGTCAAGGCGGTCGACAAGGGAGCGGTCATCACGGACGTGCGCGTGGAGGAGAAGACGGGCGGCAAGTCGGGCGACTGGAGCCGGGCATGA